The following coding sequences lie in one Arachis ipaensis cultivar K30076 chromosome B03, Araip1.1, whole genome shotgun sequence genomic window:
- the LOC107633323 gene encoding protein FAR1-RELATED SEQUENCE 5-like: protein MWDIEFNTVDQCCDFHRNYARVYGFVARLDKKGQDVNGNINMRQMVCNREGTRRKKYLEMENRKKDHKPITRVMCQAKIRFHYDLILQKWRITKFKETHNHDLIPPKYIQFVLAYRTMTDTDKAKADSLYFYGVRTCHIMGFMVAQKRGPNMTGFIKKGIYNHFDRSRRAKIKDGDAHAALNYLISNADEDPLLQGKFILKDGKLNNLVWADGSSIIDY, encoded by the coding sequence ATGTGGGATATTGAGTTTAACACCGTTGATCAATGTTGTGATTTCCATAGAAATTATGCTAGAGTGTATGGTTTTGTTGCGAGGCTTGACAAAAAAGGACAAGATGTCAATGGAAACATTAATATGCGACAGATGGTTTGTAACAGAGAGGGTACACGAAGAAAAAAGTACTTGGAGATGGAGAATAGAAAAAAGGATCATAAGCCAATCACACGTGTAATGTGTCAAGCAAAGATTAGATTTCATTATGACTTGATTTTACAAAAGTGGCGAATCACCAAATTtaaagagactcacaaccatgacCTCATCCCACCTAAGTATATCCAGTTTGTTCTGGCATATCGAACAATGACCGACACTGATAAAGCAAAGGCTGATAGTTTGTACTTTTATGGTGTTAGAACATGTCATATAATGGGGTTCATGGTGGCGCAAAAAAGAGGTCCAAACATGACAGGATTCATAAAAAAAGGTATATATAATCATTTTGACAGATCGAGGCGTGCAAAGATAAAAGATGGTGATGCACATGCAGCATTAAATTACCTAATTTCTAACGCAGATGAGGACCCACTATTGCAAGGGAAGTTTATTTTAAAAGATGGTAAGCTTAATAATTTAGTGTGGGCCGACGGATCTAGCATCATTGATTACTAA